The Deinococcus hopiensis KR-140 sequence GGCCTTCCGATCCGGCGGGCGCCGTCAGGAGCACACCGCTGGGCGCACCTTCCTCCAACCCCGTCGGTACCGTGACGCTCGGATAGCCCGCCTTCGCTCCCACCGCGTAGCCGTGCAGGCCTGGCCACAGCAGGGCGTCAAGGCCCAGAGCAAACAGGGGGTCCAGGCCGCGTGTGCGGGTCTGGTCAAGATCACGGGCGCGGGCCTCCTGGTAGGCGCGCTCGCTGAGATCACCCCGCGTCCCCTCGGCCGCGTACAGGAGGGTCTGCCCGTAGCGCTGCAGCCGCTCGGGATCAGCGTCGTTCGCTTCGATCACTTCGGCGAGGCTGCGGGGGCCGTCCTGCACCCCAGCGAGGTAGGCGTTGAGGTCGTGCTTGAACTCGTAGACCAGCACTTCCAGCCGCCAGCCGCTGAGTTCGGGTCCACTTTCCAGTGTCACGTCCTGAAGCGTTGCCCCCGCTTCTGTCAAAGCCGCCTCCGCCCTGGCCAGAGCGCCCCGTTCGGCGTCGCTCACAAGCGCCCCGGGTGGAACGCGCAGCACGCCAATCTGTGCCCCGGTCAGCGCCCCCACGTGCAGCGTCAGGTCCGGCACGGGTAGCAGGCGGCTGGCAGCATCGGCCTCGTCGGGGCCAGCCATCACGGTGAGCAGCAGGGCCGCGTCGCGTACGCTGCGCGCGATGGGCCCCGCTGTGTCCTGGCTGTGCGAAATGGGCACCACACCCGTCCGTGGAATCAGCGCCACAGTGGGCTTGAGGCCGATGACCCCGTTCTGCTGCGCGGGGCTGAGGATGGAGCCGCTCGTCTCGGTGCCTACTGCTGCCGCGCACAGCCGGGCCGCCACCGCCACACCGCTTCCACTCGACGACCCACCGGTGTCCAGCGCTGGACCCCAGGGATTGACTGTCTGGCCACCAGCCCCCGAGTAGCCGTTGGGCATTCCCAAGGTCATGAAATTGGCCCACTCCGTCAGGTTGGCCTTGCCCAGGAGAACTGCTCCCGCCGCACGCAAGCGGGCGACGAGGGGCGCGTCCACCGCCGGAACATGCCGCGTCATCAGCAGGCTTCCGGCGGTGGTGGGCAGCCCCGCCACGTCGATGTTGTCCTTGATGAGGAGGGGCACGCCATGCAGGGGCCCCCGCACCTCGGGCGGCAACGTGTCGAGCCGGGCAGCGTCCGCCTCGGCCTCCGGGTTGACGGTGATGACGGCGTGCAGGTGGGGGTTGAGGGCCTGGATGCGCTCCAGATACGTGCGCGCCGCTTCGAGGGCCGAGACTTCACCCGAGCGGATGGCGTCCCTGAGGGCGGTGGCATCGAGATCGAGGATGGAGGGCGACATGGGTGCAGTCTACCGGGCCGCCCGTGCTCGGTAGAATTCCGTCTGGTCCAGCCGGCCCGCCACCTGCCCGTCGCCCAGTTGCACCGCGCGCCATTTGCTGTCCGTGCGCTGCGCCACGTCCAGGGTAAAGAACCAGGCCGGAATGGACGCCGCCACTTGCGCGAACTCTTCCAGCGGTGGGGCCTTACCGTTGTCCTTGCTCTCCGCCCAGTACGGCGTCACGCCGACGGGGTGCCCGTCCGGAAAGAACAGGCGGTACCCGCGGGTCAGTGGCGTCCCAGTCCCACTTCTGCTCTGCCGGGTCAGCGGTATAAACGGCTCGCAGGCGCGCAAGATCAGCCCGCCCTGAAACTTGCCCCCCTGCCGCACGAGGAACGTCTCGATTACCCGCAGCGCCGCTTCCGTATCCGGGGACGTGGGGAATGAAAGGTGCACCGGCCCAACCATGCTTGCGCAGGCTTGATTGACGATGAACGCGCCCTCCCCGAAAGGGGCGAGGACCGCCCGCACCGCCTCCCGGCCCAGGTCGGACCACACCGCGCGGGGCGAGACGTGCGTGACGTACGGGAAAGACTCAGGAAGGTGGTGCAGCAGCCGGTATTGCTCGGGCGTGTGGATGGGGGTCAGGCCGCGTTCTCGCAGCCCACCGTGCAGCTGCGCGTACACCTCCGGCCGCATCATCCAGCTGCGAAAGATGGTGATGGCGACGCGCCCCTCTCCACCGGCACCCAGCCCAGGGCGCGGGGCACGTCGCCTTCCAGGAGGGGGCCCCAAAGTCCAGCAGCGCGCAGTCCAGGCCGAGGTGCTGCGCAGCCTCCATCGCTTGCGCGCCGACCGAACCGGGCACCTTTGCGGCCAAGGGCGCGGCGGAAAACAGAAGCATGGACCGAGTATAGGCAGCGGTGCGCGCGCTTCCAGCCTTCACCCGGACCCGTGCGCTAGCCTGCGGACCATGACGCCGGAGCAGACCCAGGACCCAGCCCAGGCCACCACCCTCCTCACAGCGAAGCGGTTCACGGTGGCCTTTCAGGGCAACCCCGGCTCCTACGGTGAGATCGCGGCGCTGCACGCCCTGACGAGCGCAGGCATTGCGCACAGTGACCTCACGCCGCGCGGCTACCCCACCTTTCACGAGGTGGCGCGGGCCGTCGAAACGGGCGAGGCCGACTACGGTACCCTGCCCGTGGAAAACAGCCTGATGGGCGCGATTCACCAGACCACCGACCTGCTGTCCGAAACGGACCTGCACGTGGTGGGCGAGGTGGTGGTGCGCGTGTCTCACTGCCTGATGGCGCTGCCGGGCGTGAAGCTGGAGGACGTGC is a genomic window containing:
- a CDS encoding amidase family protein — encoded protein: MSPSILDLDATALRDAIRSGEVSALEAARTYLERIQALNPHLHAVITVNPEAEADAARLDTLPPEVRGPLHGVPLLIKDNIDVAGLPTTAGSLLMTRHVPAVDAPLVARLRAAGAVLLGKANLTEWANFMTLGMPNGYSGAGGQTVNPWGPALDTGGSSSGSGVAVAARLCAAAVGTETSGSILSPAQQNGVIGLKPTVALIPRTGVVPISHSQDTAGPIARSVRDAALLLTVMAGPDEADAASRLLPVPDLTLHVGALTGAQIGVLRVPPGALVSDAERGALARAEAALTEAGATLQDVTLESGPELSGWRLEVLVYEFKHDLNAYLAGVQDGPRSLAEVIEANDADPERLQRYGQTLLYAAEGTRGDLSERAYQEARARDLDQTRTRGLDPLFALGLDALLWPGLHGYAVGAKAGYPSVTVPTGLEEGAPSGVLLTAPAGSEGQLLSLAAGLEERLGGVAFPPDPA
- a CDS encoding ATP-grasp domain-containing protein, which produces MMRPEVYAQLHGGLRERGLTPIHTPEQYRLLHHLPESFPYVTHVSPRAVWSDLGREAVRAVLAPFGEGAFIVNQACASMVGPVHLSFPTSPDTEAALRVIETFLVRQGGKFQGGLILRACEPFIPLTRQSRSGTGTPLTRGYRLFFPDGHPVGVTPYWAESKDNGKAPPLEEFAQVAASIPAWFFTLDVAQRTDSKWRAVQLGDGQVAGRLDQTEFYRARAAR